One genomic region from Bradyrhizobium icense encodes:
- a CDS encoding M16 family metallopeptidase, producing the protein MSVDVTKLPSGLTVVTDTMPHLETAALGVWAGVGGRDEEPNEHGISHLLEHMAFKGTTRRSSREIVEEIEAVGGDLNAGTSTETTAYYARVMKADVPLALDVLSDILTNPSFVPDELEREKSVIVQEIGAAQDTPDDVVFEHLNELCFPDQPMGRSLLGTAKTLKNFDRDMLRGYLATHYRGPDMVVAAAGAVDHKRVVEEAAQKFAGFDATPAPKPQAAMFGKGGSRVVHRDLEQAHLTLALEGVPQTDLSLFSLQVFTNTLGGGMSSRLFQEVREKRGLCYSIYTFHAPYTDTGFFGLYTGTDPGDAPEMMEVIVDVINDAVETLTEAEIARAKAQMKAGLLMALESCSSRAEQLARHVLAYGRPLTVEELVTRIDAVSVESTRNAAHALLSRSRPAVVALGSGRGLDTAVSFAEGLTKPKAKTLLH; encoded by the coding sequence ATGAGCGTTGACGTCACCAAGCTGCCGTCCGGCCTGACCGTCGTCACCGACACCATGCCGCATCTGGAAACCGCCGCGCTCGGCGTCTGGGCCGGCGTCGGCGGCCGTGACGAGGAGCCGAACGAGCACGGCATCTCGCACCTCCTCGAACACATGGCGTTCAAGGGCACGACGCGACGTTCCTCGCGCGAGATCGTGGAAGAAATCGAGGCGGTCGGCGGCGACCTCAATGCCGGGACCTCGACCGAGACCACGGCCTACTACGCGCGGGTGATGAAGGCCGACGTGCCGCTAGCGCTCGACGTGCTCTCCGACATCCTCACCAATCCGTCCTTCGTGCCGGACGAACTCGAGCGCGAGAAGAGCGTCATCGTGCAGGAGATCGGCGCGGCACAGGATACGCCCGACGACGTCGTGTTCGAGCACCTCAACGAGCTCTGCTTTCCGGACCAGCCGATGGGCCGGTCGCTGCTCGGCACCGCGAAGACGCTGAAGAATTTCGATCGCGACATGCTGCGCGGCTATCTGGCGACGCATTATCGCGGACCCGACATGGTGGTGGCGGCCGCCGGCGCGGTCGACCACAAGCGCGTGGTGGAGGAAGCGGCGCAGAAATTTGCCGGCTTCGACGCCACGCCGGCGCCGAAGCCGCAAGCCGCGATGTTCGGCAAGGGCGGTTCGCGCGTGGTGCATCGCGACCTCGAGCAGGCACATTTGACGCTGGCGCTCGAAGGCGTGCCGCAGACCGACCTGTCGCTGTTCTCGCTGCAGGTCTTCACCAACACTCTGGGCGGGGGGATGTCGTCGCGGCTGTTCCAGGAAGTGCGCGAGAAGCGCGGCCTGTGCTACTCGATCTACACCTTCCATGCGCCTTATACCGACACCGGCTTTTTCGGCCTGTACACCGGCACCGATCCCGGCGACGCGCCGGAGATGATGGAAGTGATCGTGGACGTCATCAACGATGCCGTCGAAACCCTGACCGAAGCCGAGATCGCACGGGCGAAAGCGCAGATGAAGGCGGGGCTGTTGATGGCGTTGGAAAGCTGCTCGTCCCGGGCCGAACAGCTTGCGCGGCACGTGCTGGCCTATGGACGTCCGCTGACGGTGGAGGAACTGGTCACCAGAATCGATGCGGTCTCAGTCGAATCGACCCGCAACGCGGCGCATGCGCTGTTGTCCCGCAGCCGGCCGGCGGTTGTCGCGCTTGGCAGCGGAAGGGGTCTGGACACGGCGGTGTCTTTTGCGGAAGGATTGACGAAGCCGAAGGCGAAAACGCTCCTACATTGA
- a CDS encoding F0F1 ATP synthase subunit B': MAEKSPGTPAKGTGAHTEADGGHGGGFPPFESSTFASQLVSLAIAFVALYVIVSRFALPRVESVIDARQNAIEGDLAAAQKFKDESDAALKAYETELASARTRAQAIGNETREKLNAAAEAERKTLEDQLSAKLAAAEKQIASTREAAMSNVRGIAADAAGAIVQRLTGVLPDSKTVSSAVDASLKG; encoded by the coding sequence GTGGCTGAAAAAAGTCCTGGTACCCCGGCCAAGGGCACCGGCGCCCACACCGAAGCCGACGGCGGACACGGCGGAGGATTTCCTCCGTTCGAGTCGAGCACGTTTGCTTCGCAACTGGTGTCGCTCGCCATCGCGTTCGTCGCGCTCTATGTGATCGTGTCCCGCTTTGCGCTGCCACGCGTCGAAAGCGTGATCGACGCACGTCAGAACGCGATCGAGGGCGATCTGGCAGCGGCGCAGAAATTCAAGGACGAGTCGGACGCGGCGCTGAAAGCGTACGAGACCGAACTCGCGTCTGCCCGCACCCGCGCCCAGGCCATCGGCAACGAGACCCGCGAAAAGCTGAATGCGGCCGCGGAAGCCGAGCGCAAGACGCTGGAAGACCAGCTCAGCGCCAAGCTGGCCGCCGCCGAGAAGCAGATCGCTTCGACGCGAGAGGCCGCGATGAGCAATGTTCGCGGCATCGCAGCGGATGCGGCCGGCGCCATCGTCCAGCGACTCACCGGCGTGCTGCCCGACAGCAAGACGGTGTCTAGCGCCGTCGATGCTTCGTTGAAGGGATAG
- the paoC gene encoding aldehyde oxidoreductase molybdenum-binding subunit PaoC, translating to MRFETPATTNPIDQLKVIGKPADRIDGPLKTAGTARYAYEHHEGVSNPAYGYVIGSAIAKGRIAGIDLTAAKSAPGVRAIVTADNAGKLGKGDRNTAKLLGGPDIEHYHQAIALVVADTFEQARAAAELVRVDYVRTDGAFDLAAVKDIAKPRPVFGGPADTAVGNFADAFAAAPVQLDATYTTPDQAHAMMEPHASIAAWNGDKLTLWTSNQMIAWGVGEVAKTLDIPKENVRLISPFIGGGFGSKLFVRSDALLAALGARATGRPVKVALPRPFVFNNTTHRPATIQRIRIGAARDGKISAIGHEEWSGNLPGGRSEGAVAQTRLLYAGANRMTATRLAELNLPEGNAMRAPGEASGMMALEIAVDEIAERLGIDPIEFRIINDTQVDPEKSERPFSQRRLTECLRIGAERFGWNKRNPQPGRVRDGRWMVGIGTAAAFRNNLLTKSAARVRLDSNGTVTVETDMTDIGTGSYTIIGQTAAEMMGVPLEKVVVRLGDSTFPVSSGSGGQWGANNSTAGVYAACVKLREAVAQKLGFNSAEAEFADGEVRAGNRAVPLAQAAGEGGLTAEDGIEYGDLDKKQQQSTFGAHFDEVGVDVATAEIRVRRMLAVCAAGRILNPKTARSQVIGAMTMGVGAALMEELVVDKRAGFFVNHDLAGYEVPVHADIPHQDMIFLDETDPMSSPMKAKGVAELGICGVAAAVANAIYNATGVRVRDYPITLDKLLERLPDVG from the coding sequence ATGAGATTCGAAACCCCCGCCACGACCAATCCGATCGACCAGCTCAAGGTGATCGGCAAGCCCGCCGATCGCATCGACGGTCCTCTCAAGACCGCGGGCACCGCCCGTTATGCCTACGAGCACCATGAGGGCGTCTCAAATCCGGCTTACGGCTACGTGATCGGCTCGGCCATCGCCAAGGGCCGGATCGCCGGGATCGATCTCACTGCCGCCAAGTCGGCACCCGGCGTGCGCGCCATCGTCACGGCCGATAATGCCGGCAAGCTCGGCAAGGGTGACCGCAACACCGCGAAGCTGCTCGGCGGTCCCGACATCGAGCACTATCACCAGGCGATCGCGCTCGTGGTTGCCGATACCTTCGAGCAGGCCCGCGCCGCCGCGGAACTCGTCCGCGTCGACTATGTCCGAACTGATGGCGCTTTCGATCTCGCGGCGGTCAAGGACATTGCCAAGCCCCGGCCCGTGTTCGGCGGTCCGGCCGATACCGCGGTCGGTAATTTTGCCGACGCATTCGCCGCAGCGCCGGTTCAACTCGACGCCACTTATACCACGCCCGATCAGGCGCATGCGATGATGGAGCCACATGCCTCGATCGCCGCCTGGAACGGCGACAAGCTCACGCTCTGGACCTCGAACCAGATGATCGCCTGGGGAGTGGGGGAGGTGGCGAAGACGCTGGACATTCCGAAGGAGAACGTCCGCCTGATCTCGCCCTTCATCGGCGGCGGCTTCGGCTCGAAGCTGTTCGTTCGTTCGGATGCATTGCTCGCGGCACTCGGCGCGCGCGCAACCGGGCGGCCCGTGAAGGTGGCGCTGCCGCGGCCCTTTGTCTTCAACAACACCACACATCGCCCCGCAACGATCCAGCGCATCCGCATCGGTGCGGCCCGAGATGGCAAAATCTCGGCCATCGGTCATGAAGAGTGGTCCGGCAATCTGCCCGGCGGCAGGTCCGAGGGCGCGGTCGCCCAGACACGGCTGCTTTATGCCGGCGCCAACCGCATGACCGCCACGCGGCTCGCCGAGCTAAACTTGCCCGAAGGCAACGCCATGCGCGCGCCGGGCGAGGCATCGGGCATGATGGCGCTTGAAATCGCGGTCGACGAAATAGCCGAGAGGCTCGGAATCGATCCGATCGAGTTCCGTATCATCAACGATACCCAGGTCGATCCGGAAAAGTCCGAGCGGCCGTTCTCGCAGCGCCGCCTCACCGAGTGCCTGCGGATAGGCGCGGAGCGCTTCGGCTGGAACAAACGCAATCCGCAGCCGGGTAGGGTTCGTGACGGACGCTGGATGGTCGGTATCGGCACCGCCGCTGCGTTCCGCAACAATTTGCTGACCAAGTCGGCCGCTCGCGTGCGGCTGGACAGCAACGGCACGGTGACAGTCGAGACCGACATGACCGACATCGGCACCGGCAGCTACACCATCATTGGGCAGACCGCGGCCGAGATGATGGGCGTGCCGCTGGAAAAGGTCGTGGTGCGTCTGGGCGACTCGACCTTTCCCGTGTCATCAGGCTCCGGCGGGCAATGGGGCGCCAACAATTCGACGGCCGGCGTTTATGCCGCCTGCGTCAAGCTGCGCGAAGCGGTTGCGCAGAAACTCGGCTTCAATTCGGCGGAGGCCGAGTTCGCCGATGGCGAGGTGCGTGCAGGCAATCGCGCTGTGCCGCTGGCGCAGGCTGCGGGCGAGGGCGGTCTCACGGCCGAAGACGGAATCGAGTATGGCGATCTCGACAAGAAGCAGCAGCAATCGACCTTCGGCGCGCATTTCGACGAAGTCGGCGTCGATGTCGCAACCGCCGAGATCCGCGTGCGCCGCATGCTGGCGGTGTGCGCCGCCGGCCGCATCCTCAATCCGAAGACGGCGCGGAGCCAGGTGATCGGCGCCATGACGATGGGCGTCGGCGCGGCGCTGATGGAGGAACTCGTGGTCGACAAGCGCGCCGGCTTCTTCGTCAACCATGACCTTGCAGGCTACGAGGTGCCGGTTCACGCCGACATTCCCCATCAGGACATGATCTTCCTCGACGAGACCGACCCGATGTCGTCCCCGATGAAGGCCAAGGGCGTCGCCGAGCTCGGCATCTGCGGCGTGGCGGCGGCGGTCGCCAACGCAATCTACAATGCCACAGGCGTACGCGTGCGCGATTATCCGATCACGCTGGACAAGCTTCTGGAGCGGCTGCCCGACGTGGGGTGA
- a CDS encoding GNAT family N-acetyltransferase yields MALFRLPTSGPAALVPRGHGLLLRAPQMADFPQWAQLREQSRTYLTPWEPIWPSDDLTRAGFRRRLRRYAEDIAADRSYPFIIFRERDGAMIGGITLANVRRGIVQAGTIGYWVGEPHAHRGYMTAALRVLLPTLFGELNLHRIEAACIPSNTPSIRVLEKCGFTREGLARRYLCINGIWQDHLLFGLLHEDFRG; encoded by the coding sequence ATGGCCCTGTTTCGTTTGCCAACCAGCGGACCGGCTGCGCTCGTACCGCGCGGCCATGGCCTCCTGCTGCGCGCCCCCCAGATGGCGGACTTCCCGCAATGGGCGCAATTGCGCGAACAAAGCCGGACCTATCTGACGCCATGGGAACCGATCTGGCCATCGGACGATCTCACCCGCGCCGGGTTCCGTCGCCGGCTGCGCCGCTATGCCGAGGATATTGCCGCCGACCGCTCCTATCCCTTCATCATCTTCCGTGAGCGTGACGGCGCCATGATCGGGGGCATTACGCTGGCCAATGTCCGTCGCGGCATCGTGCAGGCCGGCACCATCGGATATTGGGTCGGCGAGCCTCACGCCCACCGCGGCTACATGACGGCGGCGCTGCGGGTGCTGCTGCCGACGCTGTTCGGGGAGCTCAATCTGCACCGCATCGAGGCGGCCTGCATTCCCTCCAATACGCCGTCGATCCGGGTGCTGGAGAAATGCGGCTTCACGCGCGAGGGTCTGGCGCGGCGCTATCTCTGCATCAACGGCATCTGGCAGGACCACCTGCTGTTCGGCCTGCTGCACGAGGATTTCCGCGGTTGA
- a CDS encoding FAD binding domain-containing protein, whose translation MRSFTYERARTPAEAAASAIRRPDAKFIAGGTNLLDLMKLEIETPSHLIDVNRLALDRIEATAEGGLRVGAMVRNTDLAADPRVRRDYAVLSRALVAGASGQLRNRATTAGNLLQRTRCPYFYDTNQPCNKRKPGSGCAAIGGFSRQHAVVGASEACIATHPSDMAVAMRALDAGIETVRPDGATRTIPIAEFYRLPGDTPHIETTLMPGELITAVTLPKPVGGKQIYRKVRDRASYAFALVSVAAIVQRDGTGRVALGGVAHKPWRVEAAEAQMPRGAKAVAALLLADARPTRENAFKLALAERTLGAVLAEAKG comes from the coding sequence ATGAGATCCTTTACATATGAACGCGCACGCACCCCGGCCGAAGCCGCCGCGAGCGCCATCCGCAGGCCAGATGCCAAATTCATCGCCGGCGGCACCAACCTGCTCGACCTGATGAAACTCGAGATCGAGACACCTTCGCACCTGATCGATGTCAATCGCCTGGCGCTCGATAGAATCGAAGCGACCGCAGAAGGCGGCTTGCGGGTCGGCGCAATGGTCCGCAACACCGACCTTGCCGCCGATCCGCGCGTGCGGCGCGATTATGCCGTGCTCTCGCGTGCGCTCGTCGCCGGTGCGTCGGGCCAGTTGCGCAACAGGGCGACGACCGCGGGCAATCTCTTGCAGCGGACGCGCTGCCCATACTTCTATGACACCAACCAGCCCTGCAACAAGCGGAAGCCCGGCAGCGGCTGTGCCGCGATCGGCGGCTTCAGCCGCCAGCACGCGGTGGTTGGTGCCAGCGAAGCCTGTATCGCGACCCATCCGAGCGACATGGCGGTGGCGATGCGCGCGCTCGATGCGGGAATCGAAACCGTGCGGCCCGACGGCGCGACGCGAACGATCCCGATTGCCGAATTTTACCGTCTGCCGGGCGATACGCCGCATATCGAGACGACGTTGATGCCGGGCGAATTGATCACGGCGGTGACGCTGCCAAAACCCGTTGGCGGCAAGCAGATCTATCGCAAGGTGCGTGACCGCGCCTCCTACGCCTTCGCACTGGTGTCGGTGGCTGCGATCGTGCAGCGCGACGGAACGGGGCGCGTTGCGCTCGGCGGCGTCGCGCACAAGCCGTGGCGTGTCGAGGCGGCGGAGGCCCAGATGCCGCGCGGCGCCAAGGCGGTCGCCGCACTGTTGCTCGCCGACGCCAGGCCGACGCGCGAGAACGCATTCAAGCTGGCGCTGGCCGAGCGCACGTTGGGCGCCGTACTGGCAGAAGCGAAAGGCTGA
- a CDS encoding AtpZ/AtpI family protein produces MAEDKNDNASGNRDQPSSDEAALSARLGSLDQRLSEIRDSRKLRTDQPGTESGDRAARASAMALGFRLSSELVAGVVVGAALGWGFDRLLSTSPFGFIVFLLLGFVAGVVNVVRSAGVASRRR; encoded by the coding sequence ATGGCCGAAGACAAGAACGACAACGCAAGTGGAAATCGCGATCAGCCGTCCTCCGACGAAGCTGCGCTTTCCGCAAGGCTCGGAAGTCTCGATCAACGGTTGTCCGAAATTCGCGACAGCCGGAAACTCAGGACTGATCAACCCGGAACTGAAAGCGGAGACAGGGCTGCCAGAGCATCTGCCATGGCGCTGGGTTTCCGGCTTTCCTCGGAGTTGGTTGCGGGCGTTGTCGTCGGGGCGGCGTTGGGGTGGGGGTTCGACCGTTTGTTGTCGACATCGCCGTTCGGTTTCATCGTGTTTCTGCTGCTCGGCTTCGTCGCCGGTGTGGTCAACGTGGTGAGATCTGCAGGCGTAGCTTCCCGCAGACGCTGA
- a CDS encoding 2-hydroxychromene-2-carboxylate isomerase, with product MPRQVDYYFSLQSPWAYIGHRSFRDLVSTYDLKVNHKPVVLVDLFSETGGLPLMRRHPVRQRYRMVELQRWRDKRGLKFHLQPANWPFNARLADGVVIAALEAGLDPDRYLRRAFAGVWEEQLNLADPATIAKLADESGLPGKQLVERSLSEEITAAYEQNRQDALAADVFGSPVYVLDGEVFWGQDRIELLEDALKSGRAPYTSRV from the coding sequence ATGCCGCGTCAGGTCGATTACTATTTCTCGTTGCAATCGCCGTGGGCCTATATCGGCCATAGGTCCTTTCGAGATCTCGTAAGTACTTACGATCTCAAGGTAAATCACAAGCCGGTGGTGCTGGTCGATCTGTTCTCGGAGACCGGAGGCTTGCCCTTGATGAGGCGCCATCCGGTGCGGCAGCGTTACCGGATGGTCGAACTGCAGCGCTGGCGCGACAAGCGTGGACTGAAATTCCACCTGCAGCCGGCGAACTGGCCATTCAACGCGCGTCTGGCCGATGGCGTCGTGATCGCGGCGTTGGAGGCCGGCCTCGACCCCGACCGATATCTGCGACGAGCCTTTGCCGGCGTCTGGGAGGAACAACTCAACCTTGCCGATCCCGCAACGATTGCAAAACTCGCCGACGAATCGGGGCTGCCGGGCAAGCAATTGGTGGAGCGCTCGCTCTCGGAAGAAATCACGGCAGCCTATGAGCAGAACCGGCAGGATGCGCTGGCGGCCGACGTGTTCGGCTCGCCGGTTTACGTGCTGGATGGTGAAGTGTTCTGGGGCCAGGACCGTATCGAACTGCTGGAAGATGCGTTGAAGTCCGGCCGCGCGCCCTATACCTCAAGGGTGTAG
- the paoA gene encoding aldehyde dehydrogenase iron-sulfur subunit PaoA: MKSPSDFELSRRKLLAGSAASVVLTAAPSIVNAQSPEVPGEVAVAEISALSKVSFTVNGTARGITLDPRTTLLDALREHLHLTGTKKGCDHGQCGACTVIVAGRRINSCLTLAVMHEGDSITTIEGLGTPENMHPMQAAFVKHDGYQCGYCTPGLICSAVAVLDEIKAGIPSHVSADLNAQPQLSNAELRERMSGNICRCGAYSNIAEAISEVAGRPA; this comes from the coding sequence ATGAAAAGTCCGAGCGACTTCGAATTATCGCGGCGCAAGCTGTTGGCGGGAAGCGCCGCATCGGTGGTGCTGACGGCAGCGCCTTCCATCGTCAATGCCCAGTCCCCTGAAGTACCGGGTGAGGTTGCCGTCGCGGAAATCTCTGCCCTGTCGAAAGTCTCCTTCACCGTGAACGGAACGGCGCGTGGTATCACGCTCGACCCGCGGACCACGTTGCTCGACGCGCTGCGCGAGCACCTGCATCTCACCGGCACCAAGAAGGGCTGCGATCACGGCCAATGCGGCGCCTGCACGGTCATTGTAGCCGGGCGGCGGATCAATTCCTGTCTGACGCTCGCCGTGATGCACGAAGGCGACAGCATCACGACCATCGAGGGGCTCGGCACGCCCGAGAACATGCACCCGATGCAGGCCGCGTTCGTCAAGCATGACGGCTACCAATGCGGCTATTGCACGCCAGGACTAATTTGCTCGGCGGTGGCGGTGCTCGACGAGATCAAGGCCGGCATCCCGAGCCATGTCAGCGCCGACCTCAACGCACAGCCGCAACTCAGCAATGCCGAACTCCGCGAGCGCATGAGCGGCAACATCTGCCGCTGCGGCGCCTATTCCAACATCGCCGAGGCGATATCGGAAGTTGCCGGGAGGCCCGCATGA
- the thrC gene encoding threonine synthase, whose product MTRYISTRGEAPVLGFCDVMLTGLARDGGLYVPEVWPQLSSETIASFFGRPYWEVAVDVIKPFAAGEISDSDLGRMANEAYATFRHPAVVPLNQVSPHQFVLELFHGPTLAFKDVAMQLISRLMDHVLATRNQRTTIVVATSGDTGGAAVDAFANLDNVDLVVLFPNGRISDVQRRMMTTTGASNVHALAIEGTFDDCQAILKAMFNHHGFRDAVSLSGVNSINWARIVAQVVYYFTSAVALGAPARTVDFTVPTGNFGDIFAGYVAKKMGLPVRWLRIASNVNDILPRTLKTGIYEVREVHASASPSMDIQVSSNFERLLFEASRRDADTVRRLMASLKQSGRFVLPDAMLAAIREEFDAGRADETETSAAIRAAWREIGDLVDPHTAVALAVADRDTSDSKIPNIVLSTAHPAKFPDAVEAACGVRPQLPAWLDGLMTKSEHITVMKNDSAEVERFVRSVSRAAKQGVAG is encoded by the coding sequence TTGACGCGCTATATTTCGACGCGGGGGGAGGCCCCCGTCCTGGGTTTCTGCGATGTGATGCTGACAGGGCTCGCCCGCGACGGCGGCCTCTACGTGCCTGAGGTCTGGCCGCAGCTATCGAGCGAGACCATCGCCTCCTTCTTCGGCCGGCCCTATTGGGAAGTCGCCGTTGACGTCATCAAGCCGTTTGCGGCGGGTGAAATTTCCGATTCCGATCTCGGCCGCATGGCGAACGAGGCCTACGCCACGTTCCGCCATCCCGCGGTGGTGCCGCTCAACCAGGTCAGTCCCCATCAATTCGTGCTGGAGCTGTTCCACGGCCCGACGCTGGCGTTCAAGGACGTCGCGATGCAGTTGATATCGCGGCTGATGGATCACGTGCTGGCCACGCGCAACCAGCGCACCACCATCGTGGTCGCAACCTCGGGCGATACCGGCGGCGCCGCGGTCGATGCCTTCGCCAATCTCGACAATGTCGATCTGGTGGTGCTGTTTCCGAACGGGCGTATCTCCGACGTGCAGCGGCGGATGATGACGACCACCGGCGCATCGAATGTGCATGCGCTGGCGATCGAAGGTACCTTCGACGATTGCCAGGCGATCCTGAAAGCGATGTTCAACCATCACGGTTTTCGCGATGCGGTCTCGCTGTCCGGCGTCAATTCGATCAACTGGGCGCGGATCGTCGCCCAGGTGGTGTATTACTTCACGTCTGCCGTGGCGCTCGGTGCGCCTGCGCGCACGGTGGATTTCACCGTGCCGACGGGGAATTTCGGCGACATCTTCGCGGGCTACGTTGCCAAGAAGATGGGCCTGCCGGTGCGTTGGCTGCGCATCGCCTCCAACGTCAATGACATCCTGCCGCGCACGCTCAAGACCGGCATCTATGAAGTCCGCGAAGTTCACGCCTCCGCTTCGCCCTCGATGGACATCCAGGTCTCCTCGAATTTCGAGCGCCTGTTGTTCGAGGCCAGCCGCCGCGACGCCGACACCGTACGCCGGCTGATGGCCTCGCTGAAACAGTCCGGACGTTTCGTGCTGCCGGATGCCATGCTGGCGGCGATCCGCGAGGAGTTCGATGCCGGCCGTGCCGACGAGACCGAGACGTCGGCCGCGATCCGCGCCGCCTGGCGCGAGATCGGCGACCTCGTCGATCCCCATACCGCGGTGGCGCTGGCGGTGGCGGATCGCGACACGTCGGATTCGAAGATTCCCAACATCGTGCTGTCGACCGCGCACCCGGCCAAGTTCCCCGATGCGGTGGAAGCCGCGTGCGGCGTGCGGCCGCAACTGCCGGCCTGGCTCGACGGTCTCATGACCAAATCCGAACACATCACGGTGATGAAAAACGATTCTGCCGAAGTGGAGCGATTCGTGCGCTCGGTCAGCCGCGCCGCGAAGCAGGGAGTTGCCGGATGA
- a CDS encoding F0F1 ATP synthase subunit A, with the protein MKIDPIHQFNIEPLFTIGHIGNQTIAFTNSSLYMFLSVAVISLLMIGGMAGRQLVPGRLQSIAEISYEFVASTIRSTAGAEGMKFFPLIFSLFMFICISNLIGIIPYTFTVSSHIIVTAALAFLVFFTVLIYGLYKNGLKFFKIFVPSGVPIYILPLVMFIEILSFFLRPVSHSVRLFANMLAGHIALKVFAGFVAMLGVSLGALGWVGGMLPLALTVALTALELLVAFLQAYVFAILTCIYLNDAIHPGH; encoded by the coding sequence ATGAAAATCGACCCGATCCACCAGTTCAATATCGAACCCCTCTTCACGATCGGCCATATCGGCAACCAAACGATCGCCTTTACCAACTCCTCGCTCTACATGTTCCTCTCGGTAGCGGTGATCTCGCTATTGATGATCGGCGGCATGGCGGGACGGCAACTGGTTCCCGGGCGGCTGCAGTCGATCGCGGAAATCTCCTACGAGTTCGTCGCCTCGACGATCCGCTCTACCGCCGGCGCGGAAGGCATGAAGTTCTTCCCGCTGATCTTCTCGCTGTTCATGTTCATCTGCATCTCGAACCTGATCGGCATCATCCCCTACACCTTCACGGTTTCGAGCCACATCATCGTTACCGCGGCGTTGGCCTTCCTGGTTTTCTTCACCGTCCTGATCTACGGGCTCTACAAGAACGGCTTAAAGTTCTTCAAGATTTTCGTGCCCTCCGGCGTGCCGATCTACATCCTGCCGCTGGTCATGTTCATCGAAATCCTGTCGTTCTTCCTGCGGCCGGTCTCCCATAGCGTACGTCTGTTCGCCAACATGCTGGCCGGCCACATCGCGCTGAAGGTGTTCGCGGGCTTCGTCGCGATGCTCGGCGTGTCGCTCGGCGCGCTCGGCTGGGTCGGTGGCATGCTGCCGCTGGCGCTCACGGTGGCGCTGACCGCGCTCGAGCTCCTGGTCGCGTTCCTGCAGGCCTATGTGTTCGCGATCCTGACCTGCATCTATCTCAACGACGCCATTCATCCGGGACACTAA
- a CDS encoding F0F1 ATP synthase subunit C: MEPAAAKLIGAGIACIGMGGAGVGVGIIFGNYLAAAVRNPSAAQGQFGNLIFGFAVTEALGIFSLLIALLLLFVPL; encoded by the coding sequence ATGGAACCGGCAGCAGCTAAACTTATCGGCGCGGGCATCGCATGCATCGGCATGGGCGGCGCGGGCGTCGGCGTGGGCATCATCTTCGGCAACTACCTTGCCGCTGCCGTGCGCAATCCTTCTGCAGCCCAGGGCCAGTTCGGCAACCTGATCTTCGGCTTCGCCGTGACCGAAGCGCTCGGCATTTTCTCGCTGCTGATCGCGCTGCTCTTGCTGTTCGTTCCGCTCTGA
- a CDS encoding ATP F0F1 synthase subunit B (Produces ATP from ADP in the presence of a proton gradient across the membrane. Subunit B is part of the membrane proton channel.): protein MFTEPETWVAIAFVILLVLFAYLGIHKTVLTALDHRGERIKAELDDARRLKDEAAKLLGEYQTRRASAEREAEEIIANAKAEAERIATEAKAKMEDFVARRTKTAESKIALAEAQALADVRAAAANAAVEAASTILSQSVKGSVADDLLAKGIAEVRAKLN from the coding sequence ATGTTCACCGAACCGGAAACCTGGGTCGCGATCGCCTTCGTCATCCTGCTGGTGCTGTTTGCCTATCTCGGCATCCACAAAACGGTGCTGACGGCGCTCGATCATCGCGGCGAACGCATCAAGGCCGAACTTGACGACGCCCGCCGTTTGAAAGATGAGGCCGCCAAGCTGCTCGGCGAATACCAGACCCGCCGCGCCAGCGCCGAGCGCGAGGCCGAGGAGATTATCGCCAACGCCAAGGCCGAAGCCGAGCGCATCGCGACCGAAGCCAAGGCCAAGATGGAAGACTTTGTCGCCCGCCGCACCAAGACCGCCGAGAGCAAGATTGCGCTTGCCGAGGCCCAGGCGCTCGCCGATGTCCGCGCCGCCGCCGCCAACGCTGCGGTCGAGGCCGCCTCGACCATCCTGTCGCAGTCGGTCAAGGGCTCGGTCGCCGACGACCTCCTCGCCAAGGGCATTGCCGAAGTTCGCGCCAAGCTGAACTGA